Part of the Chrysiogenia bacterium genome is shown below.
TTCGAGCCGAAGCGGCACGCCCTTCTTGATGTGCTGCCAGGCCTTCTCGCCGCCGCGCAGATCGCGATCGTCGCGCTTCACCACGATGGGCTGGCCATCGAAGAGCTTGCCGCGCAGCCCGGATTCGAGCTTGTCGCAGAACTCGAGGACCTTCGCGCGCTCGGAATCGTCGCGGTAGATGGGCAGCACCACCGCGTGGGCGGGCGCCAGTTTGGGCGGCATCACCATGCCGTCGTCGTCGGCGTGGCTCATCACCAGCCCGCCGATCAGCCGCGTCGAGACGCCCCACGAAGTCGTCCACGCGAACTCGTGCTGGCCCTCGGCGGAGAGGTATTTGATCTCCTGCGCCTTCGCGAAGTTCTGTCCCAGGAAATGCGAAGTCCCGGCCTGCAGCGCCTTGCCGTCCTGCATCAGCGCCTCGATCGAATAGGTGTTCACCGCGCCGGGGAATCGCTCGCCCGCCGTCTTCTCGCCCTTGATCACCGGCATCGCCATGTAGTTCTCGGCGAACTCGGCATAGACGTCCAGCATCTTGCGCGTCTCCTCGCGCGCCTCGGCCTCGGTGGCATGGGCCGTGTGACCCTCCTGCCAGAGAAACTCGGTGGTGCGAAGAAAGAGCCGCGTGCGCATCTCCCAGCGGACGACATTCGCCCACTGGTTGATGAGGATCGGCAGATCGCGGTAGGAGTCGGTCCACTTCGAGAACATCGCGCCGATCACCGTCTCCGAAGTCGGCCGCACGATCAGCGGCTCCTCGAGCTCGCCCGCCGGAACGAGCCCGCCGTCGGGGCCCGCCTCCAGCCGGTGATGGGTTACCACCGCGCACTCCTTGGCAAAGCCCTC
Proteins encoded:
- a CDS encoding proline--tRNA ligase, with amino-acid sequence MAKQPQNAISPTRAEDYPEWYQQVIKAADLAENSPVRGCMVIKPWGYGLWENIQRVLDRRFKETGHENAYFPLFIPKSFLEKEAEHVEGFAKECAVVTHHRLEAGPDGGLVPAGELEEPLIVRPTSETVIGAMFSKWTDSYRDLPILINQWANVVRWEMRTRLFLRTTEFLWQEGHTAHATEAEAREETRKMLDVYAEFAENYMAMPVIKGEKTAGERFPGAVNTYSIEALMQDGKALQAGTSHFLGQNFAKAQEIKYLSAEGQHEFAWTTSWGVSTRLIGGLVMSHADDDGMVMPPKLAPAHAVVLPIYRDDSERAKVLEFCDKLESGLRGKLFDGQPIVVKRDDRDLRGGEKAWQHIKKGVPLRLEVGPRDVDSGSVFLGRRDLGVKEKKGVPLAEFVESAAGILEEMQDNLLSRARAFREERTQEVASLDELRDYFGQESPGFAVAYASENDKQYEDVLAEFKVTPRCVPLENNDERGPCIFTGEQGVKKIVFARAY